From one Eisenibacter elegans DSM 3317 genomic stretch:
- a CDS encoding C25 family cysteine peptidase: MKLFWNQNIVDRQYWLNTVLCLGLLWGMGLQAQNFGNEWIQQGQPYYKISTAQTGMHRVGFAELQNAGLASGAPLGQLQLFHRGQEAAIRIEDNNNNGFFDSGDFLIFYGQRNDGTQDRQLYLQPQFQSNPRYNLFSDTTAYFLTTQTAAIGKRIESYAPPAAGAAEAYHLAEGLTIYNSRWHPGQRYQEGTQNEIFLSEFDRGEGFMSNNATASTTFQVPISAALTSVGVDARIEILLVRTSTADANTSIAIGSNPASLTTVAGRYIPNVEGNALVSFNVPVSSINASGTVHVRVTPTLGTVAVAYLLVRYPQTVDMGAAASKTFITRAASTDLSLQIQNPAANTLLFDITDPLNIRQLPITSSSPTLNTVVTNTSVERRILAWSANTYLSPTRVEAVQFSFFDPTAHDYLIVTHPRLRRPVAGVPDAVQAYADYRASAAGGSYRPLVMNIQQLVDQFNYGERSPLAIRNWVRYLYQQGSPRFLLLIGNAISLPDFSFSSSVRTNPAIWAQDLVPTGGFPPSDVVFSTRIDPAHPHTPVVATGRISTNNPQDVLNYLDKVREFETTGGDFWQNNVLHLSGGRTTTEYSLFRAYVDLFKQIAEQGLYAIRVKTISKRTATEVEFIDISQEVNDGVGLITFFGHSSRDFTDIEIGFASNDVLGYRNKGKYPFMLANGCQLASIFYGGNVSLSQDWLFTRDRGAIGFLAHSYIGFTFPLRNYSNFFYINAFLESFNAGQPIGVILQNVARRYSNTTDQLLISNAQQMLYQGDPAVQFRAGNLPDYATQDNWVSAITFDGSPLTAQADSFQLRVVVTNRGTRSTQDLNLRVRRTFPSGTVRTYVSSLPYPPVDSRDTLYFTLRNDPELNSFGLNRFEVRIDPDDTIEEITKNNNTGILELNIPGIGVRALLPPEFSIVNQNMVRLIVTPNQVPDPTRQFTIELDTSPSFNSPNKRSTTLPASTTGIWEVPLSGADSTVYYWRSNFADVVNNPGSIWSESSFTYIPGSAEGWTQRQFAQFRKSIIESLQPNEVAQRYDFQGSQTLISASTFGSTSGGNVSTDLSVLWNNFALTFANRCGGDAILAVAFRQNTLQPYLVFPVSFCGREPSVINRYTNTQIQGGELATYIDAVPAGDYILLVAVGNIQFSSWTAAMRTKLQEIGANPTLVNTLQSGHPYIIFGQKGAALGTAEESLPITFANPTGDRISLHKEIVQSVNEGVLISSPIGPARSWQSLQHRIEAEPTDTYTLSLIGEDLQGTPTVLIPNLNNSPSLDISNINAVTYPFLRFRLEMRDAVNFTPVQVRNWLVLYEGVPEGFLNLDAVGRETYQLAEQPEGSRFTLPFVFENLTPLNFTDSLLVRFSTRNLNNGQITVEEVKLAPLAGNASVSFEITIDTRGRVGNNELTVFVNPRLQPELNYDNNIAVVPFVVRRDNTHPLLEVAFDGRTILDGEIVSPQPLISVRIRDENAFLAFQDTTHLQVSLRRNCPDCSFERIYFGDPAARWSITEGNNPQLNFEYKPSTPLEDGVYTLKAQGTDVSGNLSGSNDYLINFEVVNESTITHFYPYPNPFSTSTRFVFTLTGQEVPQRLKIQIMTISGKVVREITQDEIGPIRIGNNLTEYAWDGRDEFGDILANGVYLYRVLIEGGENYSQRATAGDRAFKRGFGKLYILR; the protein is encoded by the coding sequence ATGAAACTTTTTTGGAATCAAAATATTGTTGACCGCCAGTATTGGCTCAACACGGTACTCTGCCTAGGGCTGTTGTGGGGAATGGGGCTACAAGCGCAAAACTTTGGCAATGAGTGGATTCAACAAGGGCAGCCCTACTACAAAATCAGTACGGCACAAACAGGAATGCACCGTGTCGGTTTTGCAGAATTACAAAACGCAGGACTAGCCTCAGGAGCACCCTTAGGGCAACTGCAGCTCTTTCATCGAGGACAGGAAGCCGCTATTCGGATTGAAGACAACAACAATAACGGTTTTTTTGATAGTGGCGATTTCTTGATTTTTTATGGGCAACGCAATGATGGCACACAAGATCGTCAGCTCTATCTACAGCCACAGTTTCAATCAAACCCTCGCTATAATCTTTTTTCGGATACCACCGCCTACTTCCTCACTACCCAAACCGCCGCTATCGGTAAGCGCATCGAAAGCTACGCCCCACCCGCCGCCGGGGCTGCCGAAGCCTATCATTTGGCCGAAGGCCTGACCATCTACAACAGCCGCTGGCATCCGGGGCAGCGCTATCAAGAGGGTACACAAAACGAGATTTTCTTGTCTGAGTTTGATCGTGGCGAGGGCTTTATGTCTAACAATGCTACCGCCAGCACCACTTTTCAAGTACCTATCAGCGCTGCGCTTACCAGTGTGGGCGTAGATGCGCGCATCGAAATACTGCTGGTTCGCACCTCTACAGCCGATGCCAATACGAGCATCGCCATAGGCAGTAACCCCGCCTCCCTGACCACTGTAGCCGGGCGCTATATTCCCAATGTAGAGGGCAATGCCTTGGTGAGTTTCAATGTCCCTGTCAGCAGTATCAATGCCAGCGGTACTGTCCACGTAAGGGTTACACCTACCTTAGGCACTGTAGCCGTAGCCTACCTCTTGGTGCGCTATCCGCAGACGGTCGATATGGGAGCGGCTGCGTCTAAAACCTTTATTACCAGAGCTGCCAGCACCGACCTAAGCCTACAGATTCAAAACCCTGCGGCCAACACCCTTCTTTTTGACATCACAGACCCGCTCAATATCCGGCAACTCCCTATTACATCGAGCAGCCCTACGCTCAATACCGTGGTAACCAACACCAGTGTAGAACGACGTATTTTGGCTTGGAGTGCCAATACCTATCTCAGTCCTACAAGGGTAGAAGCAGTGCAATTTAGCTTTTTTGACCCCACCGCCCACGACTACCTAATCGTAACACACCCGCGCCTGCGCAGGCCTGTAGCTGGGGTGCCTGATGCCGTACAGGCTTATGCCGATTATCGTGCTAGCGCAGCAGGCGGGAGCTACCGACCTTTGGTGATGAATATACAACAACTTGTTGACCAGTTTAACTATGGAGAACGAAGCCCTTTGGCTATCCGCAACTGGGTTCGGTATCTGTACCAACAAGGTAGTCCGCGCTTTTTATTGCTTATTGGCAATGCTATCAGCCTCCCTGATTTTAGCTTTTCGAGCAGTGTCCGTACTAATCCGGCTATCTGGGCACAAGATTTAGTACCTACAGGAGGGTTTCCTCCTTCAGATGTGGTATTCAGCACACGTATTGACCCTGCCCACCCTCATACTCCGGTAGTGGCTACAGGACGTATCAGCACCAATAACCCCCAAGATGTGCTCAATTATCTCGATAAAGTACGGGAGTTTGAAACTACAGGAGGGGACTTCTGGCAAAACAATGTGCTACACCTCAGCGGCGGGCGCACTACCACGGAGTACTCGCTTTTTAGGGCCTATGTTGATTTGTTCAAGCAAATCGCCGAACAAGGCCTCTATGCCATTCGTGTCAAAACAATCAGCAAACGTACGGCCACCGAGGTAGAATTTATAGACATTTCGCAGGAGGTCAATGACGGTGTAGGCTTAATCACTTTCTTTGGGCACTCCAGCCGCGACTTTACAGACATCGAGATTGGTTTTGCTTCCAATGATGTCTTGGGTTATCGCAACAAAGGCAAGTACCCTTTTATGTTGGCCAATGGCTGCCAATTGGCCAGTATTTTCTATGGGGGCAATGTCTCCCTCTCGCAAGATTGGCTCTTCACCCGCGACAGGGGCGCAATAGGTTTCCTAGCACACTCCTATATCGGGTTTACTTTCCCGCTTCGCAATTACTCCAACTTCTTCTATATCAACGCCTTTCTGGAAAGCTTCAATGCCGGCCAACCCATTGGCGTTATTTTGCAAAATGTGGCTCGCCGGTATAGCAATACCACTGATCAGTTGCTTATTTCCAATGCCCAACAAATGCTCTATCAGGGAGACCCTGCGGTGCAGTTTCGCGCCGGCAACCTCCCCGACTATGCCACCCAAGATAATTGGGTATCGGCCATTACTTTTGACGGCAGCCCGCTCACAGCACAAGCAGACTCCTTTCAGCTCCGGGTGGTTGTTACCAACCGAGGTACCCGCAGCACCCAAGACCTCAACCTTCGGGTGCGGCGTACCTTTCCCAGCGGAACAGTGCGCACTTACGTCAGCTCGCTGCCCTACCCACCTGTCGACAGCCGCGACACCCTGTACTTTACCCTACGCAACGATCCTGAGTTGAACAGCTTTGGTCTCAATCGTTTTGAAGTACGGATAGACCCTGATGATACTATCGAAGAGATTACCAAGAACAATAATACCGGTATTCTGGAGCTGAATATCCCCGGGATAGGGGTGCGTGCTTTGCTTCCCCCAGAGTTCAGTATTGTCAATCAAAATATGGTGCGGCTGATTGTTACGCCCAACCAAGTGCCGGATCCCACGCGGCAGTTTACGATAGAGCTAGACACCTCGCCCAGCTTTAACAGCCCCAACAAGCGCAGCACAACCCTGCCGGCTTCTACCACAGGTATTTGGGAGGTGCCGCTCTCAGGCGCAGACAGTACCGTCTATTACTGGCGCAGCAACTTTGCCGATGTGGTCAACAATCCCGGCAGTATCTGGAGCGAAAGCTCTTTCACCTATATTCCGGGTAGCGCCGAAGGCTGGACACAGCGGCAGTTTGCCCAATTTCGCAAAAGCATCATAGAGTCTTTACAGCCCAACGAGGTTGCCCAACGTTATGATTTCCAAGGCAGTCAGACACTTATCAGTGCCAGTACTTTTGGCAGTACCAGTGGCGGAAATGTTAGTACCGACTTGAGTGTTTTGTGGAATAATTTTGCCCTCACCTTCGCCAATCGTTGCGGAGGAGATGCCATCTTGGCCGTAGCCTTTAGGCAAAATACACTCCAGCCCTACTTGGTATTCCCGGTGAGCTTCTGTGGCCGCGAGCCATCAGTCATCAATCGCTATACCAATACGCAAATACAAGGGGGCGAGCTTGCTACTTATATCGATGCTGTTCCTGCCGGAGATTATATCCTGCTGGTAGCGGTGGGCAATATCCAGTTTAGTAGCTGGACGGCAGCGATGCGTACCAAACTACAAGAAATAGGCGCAAATCCCACCTTGGTCAACACCCTACAAAGCGGGCATCCGTATATCATTTTTGGACAAAAAGGCGCAGCCTTGGGTACAGCAGAAGAAAGCCTCCCTATTACTTTTGCCAACCCTACCGGCGACCGAATCAGTCTGCACAAAGAAATTGTACAGTCTGTGAATGAAGGTGTGTTGATTTCCTCCCCCATAGGCCCTGCGCGCAGCTGGCAGTCGCTCCAACACCGTATTGAGGCCGAACCCACCGACACATATACCCTCAGCTTGATAGGTGAAGATTTACAAGGTACGCCTACGGTCTTGATTCCGAACCTCAACAACAGCCCCAGTCTTGATATCAGCAATATCAACGCGGTAACTTATCCCTTCCTGCGTTTTAGGCTCGAAATGCGCGATGCGGTTAATTTTACTCCAGTACAGGTGCGCAATTGGCTGGTGCTTTATGAGGGAGTGCCTGAGGGTTTTTTAAACCTCGATGCCGTAGGGCGCGAAACCTACCAATTGGCTGAACAACCTGAGGGCAGCCGATTTACCCTGCCCTTTGTGTTTGAAAACTTGACCCCACTCAATTTTACAGACTCGTTGTTGGTGCGCTTCAGCACACGTAACCTAAACAATGGGCAAATTACGGTAGAAGAAGTCAAGCTTGCTCCCTTGGCCGGAAACGCCTCTGTATCTTTTGAAATAACCATCGACACCCGTGGGCGAGTGGGCAATAACGAACTAACGGTATTTGTCAACCCAAGACTACAACCAGAGCTAAACTACGACAACAACATCGCTGTGGTGCCCTTTGTCGTACGCCGCGACAACACACACCCGCTCTTGGAGGTTGCTTTTGATGGCCGCACTATCCTCGATGGGGAGATTGTATCGCCGCAGCCCTTGATTTCGGTGCGTATTAGAGACGAAAACGCTTTTCTGGCCTTTCAGGACACTACACACCTACAAGTGTCGCTCCGACGCAACTGCCCAGATTGTAGCTTTGAGCGCATCTACTTCGGAGACCCTGCAGCACGTTGGTCTATTACCGAAGGCAACAATCCCCAACTTAATTTTGAATATAAACCTAGCACCCCCCTCGAAGATGGGGTCTATACCCTAAAAGCTCAAGGCACGGATGTTTCGGGTAATTTATCGGGAAGCAATGATTACCTCATCAATTTTGAGGTGGTCAATGAGTCTACCATTACCCACTTTTACCCTTATCCTAACCCTTTTTCTACCAGTACAAGGTTTGTGTTTACGCTAACGGGGCAAGAAGTACCCCAACGCCTCAAAATTCAGATTATGACCATCAGCGGCAAGGTGGTGCGTGAGATTACCCAAGACGAAATAGGGCCTATCCGCATTGGCAACAACCTCACGGAGTATGCGTGGGATGGCCGCGACGAGTTTGGTGATATTTTAGCCAATGGGGTTTATCTATACCGTGTGTTGATAGAAGGAGGCGAAAACTACAGCCAGCGCGCTACTGCCGGCGATCGCGCGTTCAAGCGGGGCTTTGGCAAACTCTACATCTTGAGGTAG
- a CDS encoding PorV/PorQ family protein, which translates to MIHTDFRSLLRVWFWAFYVVAPLGTIWAQSTPKFSNEFLNIGVSARAMGMGNAQSAIADDATAGYWNPANLVRIQDQYSISLMHAEYFAGIAQYDYAGFATPIDENSALGISLIRFGVDDIPDTRFLYDANGQLNYNNIRFFSAADYAFLISYARKIPKVKGLSVGTNLKIVYRNVGDFANAWGFGLDAGAQYVRNGWRLGLMVRDITTTFNMWTHNTALLFDIFAQTGNIIPQNSIEITLPKAIIGIGHQFEIKEKFQLIAALDAVMTFDGQRNVAFGSRVVSLDPHLGIEMNYAQRVYLRGGVFNFQTIKDFDGSTYRTFQPNFGVGIRLGRFGIDYALTDVGNVSDALYSHVFSVKVGF; encoded by the coding sequence ATTCATACAGATTTTCGCTCTCTGTTACGTGTTTGGTTTTGGGCTTTCTATGTTGTGGCTCCTTTGGGAACAATATGGGCACAAAGCACGCCCAAGTTTAGCAACGAGTTTCTCAACATCGGAGTCAGTGCTCGGGCGATGGGAATGGGCAATGCCCAAAGCGCGATTGCTGACGATGCGACGGCAGGCTATTGGAACCCTGCCAACCTTGTCAGGATACAAGACCAATACAGCATCTCGCTGATGCACGCCGAGTATTTTGCCGGTATTGCACAATATGACTATGCAGGCTTTGCCACCCCTATTGACGAAAATAGCGCCTTGGGTATTTCATTGATTCGTTTTGGGGTAGATGACATCCCCGACACCCGATTCCTCTACGATGCTAATGGGCAGCTCAACTACAACAATATCCGCTTCTTCTCGGCGGCAGACTATGCTTTTCTTATCTCATATGCCCGCAAAATTCCTAAGGTAAAAGGGCTTTCTGTGGGGACAAACCTCAAGATTGTCTACCGAAACGTAGGTGATTTTGCCAATGCCTGGGGCTTTGGCCTGGATGCCGGGGCACAGTATGTGCGCAATGGCTGGCGCTTAGGGTTAATGGTACGTGATATTACCACTACCTTCAATATGTGGACGCATAACACGGCCTTGCTCTTTGACATATTTGCCCAAACAGGCAATATCATTCCCCAAAATTCTATCGAAATCACCTTACCCAAAGCCATTATTGGCATTGGGCATCAGTTTGAGATTAAAGAAAAATTCCAACTCATTGCCGCCCTTGATGCCGTGATGACCTTCGACGGGCAGCGCAATGTGGCCTTTGGCAGCCGAGTGGTGTCGCTCGACCCTCACTTAGGGATAGAGATGAACTACGCCCAACGGGTATATCTGAGAGGCGGAGTGTTTAATTTTCAGACCATCAAAGATTTCGATGGGAGTACCTACCGCACCTTTCAGCCTAACTTTGGCGTAGGGATACGCCTAGGGCGCTTTGGAATAGATTATGCGCTGACAGATGTCGGCAATGTGTCGGATGCGCTGTATTCGCACGTATTTTCGGTAAAAGTAGGATTTTGA
- a CDS encoding LytR/AlgR family response regulator transcription factor: MTNTLKALIVDDEAKARNILAQLLQEYCPQVTVVESCVDVPTAVKAIYKHSPDVVFLDVEMPGYDGFQLLDFFEEVNFQVIFTTAYQEHALRAFQVSAVDYLLKPIQIELLCKAVEKLHTSPRQSAEQLQLLREAATPQQPLERIALPVAEGLLFVDVQDIIYLMAEGAYTKIILQDRAPLLISRNVKSFEEMLPTTVFFRAHRSYLINLRRIKQYVRQDGGYIVMDNGDSVSLSREKKEEFLQRYANQR; encoded by the coding sequence TGTAGACGATGAAGCCAAAGCCCGTAACATCCTTGCCCAGCTACTCCAAGAATATTGCCCACAAGTAACCGTCGTAGAGAGTTGTGTAGATGTGCCAACGGCAGTGAAAGCCATTTATAAACACAGTCCGGATGTAGTTTTTTTGGATGTAGAAATGCCTGGCTATGACGGGTTTCAGTTGTTAGACTTTTTTGAGGAGGTCAATTTTCAGGTTATTTTTACAACAGCCTATCAGGAGCACGCTTTGCGTGCCTTTCAAGTATCAGCAGTAGATTATCTGCTCAAGCCCATTCAAATAGAGTTACTTTGCAAGGCCGTTGAGAAACTCCACACCTCCCCCCGCCAGTCTGCCGAACAACTACAGTTACTGCGCGAGGCAGCTACCCCACAGCAGCCCTTGGAGCGCATTGCCTTGCCTGTGGCTGAGGGCTTGCTTTTTGTAGATGTGCAGGACATCATCTACCTGATGGCCGAAGGAGCCTATACCAAGATTATACTCCAAGACAGAGCGCCCCTGCTGATTTCGCGCAATGTCAAATCTTTTGAAGAAATGCTGCCAACGACGGTGTTTTTCAGAGCGCACCGCTCATACCTCATCAATTTACGGCGCATTAAGCAGTATGTCCGCCAAGACGGTGGTTATATCGTGATGGACAACGGCGACAGCGTCAGCCTCTCACGTGAGAAAAAAGAAGAGTTCTTGCAGCGCTATGCCAACCAACGCTAA